In the genome of Diorhabda carinulata isolate Delta chromosome Y, icDioCari1.1, whole genome shotgun sequence, one region contains:
- the LOC130903034 gene encoding uncharacterized protein LOC130903034: MSKRKLKELVGSRQKCRRALQATKQEFQYKSRTSVNPGRGAENVDETNDCFFFNDTISSNTSSTSTSTSSVKVDKSISSDNNDSLCTETSIANDLAEWAIKHKISLSALTHLLHLLHPYHPELPLDSRTLLSTPKFTPIVDIESGQFCYFGLRSALSKLISNDTCVDKIQISFNVDGIPLFKSSKMQFWPILGLIKNISGSRPFAISIFCGKNKPHPLNTFLHPFIVELKDLLQNGFVICNKHFTLEVHSFVCDAPARVYLKGTKFHSGYSSCDRCTIHGEYYKHKVVFNGLNGQKRTNESFRLQLDDEHHISQTSFHELPIDLISSFPIDYMHNICLGVVRKLLNTWIAGSLKVRLQHQRVKMISERLLNLKNMIPVEFNRKPRSLNELNYWKATEYRMFLVYLGPSVLKDIVDLAIYENFLALHFSVSILLSQSHIEKFKIPFVRNIINVFIKHSKSLYGLEFMVYNVHLMSHLCDDVDLLGKLDNFSTFPFENYLGEIKSLIKSPTNPLQQVHRRLVEKDFLISQPVSNITYKLESKHTLGPLIFDENLKWKQQFHKLRLPGITLSAFNHSKADSYVLIGNKIVEIHNIVKSADSQIYLIGKEFLGYSDLYTYPYPSSNLNIFIVENLTDLKIWPVGKITAKCIVLELRGSLMAMPIIHSQF; encoded by the coding sequence atgtcaaaacgtaagTTGAAAGAATTGGTTGGTTCAAGACAAAAGTGTAGAAGGGCTTTACAAGCGACCaaacaagaatttcaatataagtcaAGAACCTCTGTTAACCCTGGACGGGGTGcagaaaatgttgatgaaacaaatgactgctttttcttcaatgataCTATTAGCAGCAACACTAgtagtactagtactagtacatcatctgttaaagttgataaatcAATCAGTTCTGATAACAATGATTCATTATGCACAGAAACTTCTATTGCTAATGATTTGGCTGAATGggctataaaacataaaatttcactttctgcTTTGACACACCTACTTCATTTGCTTCATCCTTACCACCCTGAACTTCCTTTAGACAGTCGTACCTTGTTATCAACCCCAAAATTTACACCAATTGTTGATATAGAATCTGGTCAGTtctgttattttggattgaggAGTGCTCTTTCTaagcttatttcaaatgatacttgtgtagacaaaattcaaattagttttaatgttgaTGGCATTCCACtcttcaaaagttcaaaaatgcagttttggcctattttgggattaataaaaaatatttctggtagtagaccttttgcaatttccatcttttgtggaaaaaataaaccacatcctttaaatacatttcttcatccattcatagtagaattgaaagatttattgcaaaatggttttgttatttgtaacaaacACTTCACATTAGAGGTACATAGTTTTGTGTGCGATGCACCTGCAAGGGTCTATCTAAAAGGCACTAAATTCCACTCAGGATATTCCTCTTGTGATAGATGCACAATTCACggagaatattataaacacaAGGTAGTTTTCAATGGTTTAAATGGTCAGAAACGCACGAATGAATCTTTTCGCTTACAATTGGATGATGAGCATCATATCTCGCAGACTAGTTTTCATGAATTACCAATTGATCTAATTAGTAGTTTTCCGATTGACTACATGCACAACATTTGCTTAGGAGTAGTTAGAAAGCTACTGAATACTTGGATTGCAGGATCCTTGAAGGTTAGATTACAACATCAGagagttaaaatgatttcagaaCGATTGCTCaaccttaaaaatatgataccagTAGAATTCAATCGAAAACCCCGTTCGCttaatgaactaaattattggaaagctactgaatatagaatgtttttagtgtacttaggTCCTTCGGTTCTTAAAGATATTGTGGATTTAGctatatatgaaaactttcttgctcttcatttttctgtttcaatattgttatcacagagccatattgaaaaatttaaaatcccttttgtgagaaatatcataaatgtatttatcaaacattcaaaatctTTGTATGGTTTGGAGTTCATGGTTTATAATGTACACTTAATGTCACATCTTTGTGATGATGTAGATTTATTAGGCAAATTGgacaatttttcgacttttccgtttgaaaattatttgggagagataaaatcattaataaaatctcCAACCAATCCCCTACAACAAGTTCATCGACGACTTGttgaaaaggattttttaatttcacagccAGTATCTAATATTACGTATAAATTGGAAAGTAAACATACATTGGGACCActtatttttgacgaaaatttgaaatggaaacAACAGTTTCATAAATTGAGATTACCAGGCATAACATTATCAGCATTTAATCATTCTAAGGCGGATAGTTATGTTTTAATTgggaataaaatagttgaaattcataatatagtaaaatctgctgacagtcaaatatatcttattggCAAAGAGTTTCTTGGCTATTCAGACTTATATACATATCCATATCCTTCcagcaatttaaatattttcatagttgaaaATCTCACAGATCTCAAAATATGGCCTGTTGGGAAAATAACTGCCAAATGTATTGTTCTTGAATTAAGGGGTTCTCTAATGGCGATGCCTATTATTCATAGCCAATTTTAg
- the LOC130903107 gene encoding uncharacterized protein LOC130903107, with protein sequence MVQCWAPGCKHYNVRERCKFYRFPKDPKVRSKWIKLTRRTTEPGPGAFLCSCHFVDGKKENGPTIFLHNEGKMFNDQYPQKKKRPLQDGLELQIEPQASTSKETDDFSQSNHVMTEAENYFLRQSLEKATGSLSHLSETFSFDHIRSDNNLVILYTGLPTTDVFMALYHLLEKNEIRYYFKWKVEKMRKIDQLLMTLMKLKQNFPHQDLAVRFNVSQGTVSNVVTTSVHALHEILFKQFMSEIPDRSKNQLCLPNCFSSFTNCRIIIDCTEVYTCINRQSMSSQKLTYSSYKHRNTCKGLVGVAPNGVATFLSCLYPGSTSDKKIVKDCGILNQLKPGDLVLADKGFLIKDLMPPGVHINIPPFLTTPQFTTEQVHQTECIARARIHVERAIRRMKVFNILNLIPHSLLPHADAVFQVVGALTNLQYPLIKEVG encoded by the exons atggtGCAGTGCTGGGCACCTGGCTGTAAGCATTACAATGTCAGAGAGCGTTGTAAGTTTTATAGATTTCCAAAGGATCCAAAAGTAAGAAGCAAATGGATAAAGCTAACAAG AAGAACAACAGAACCAGGTCCCGGAGCTTTTTTGTGTAGTTGTCATTTTGTAgatggaaaaaaagaaaatgggcCAACCATTTTTTTACACAATGAAGGAAAAATGTTTAACGACCAATATCcccagaaaaagaaaagaccACTTCAAGATGGGTTGGA ATTGCAAATTGAACCACAAGCATCTACGTCAAAAGAAACAGACGACTTCTCTCAAAGCAACCATGTTATGACAGAAGCAGAAAACTATTTCTTACGACAAAGTCTAGAAAAAGCTACAGGTAGTCTCTCTCACTTATCAGAAACATTCTCCTTTGATCATATTAGGAGTGATAATAACTTGGTCATTTTATATACTGGTTTGCCTACAACAGATGTATTCATGGCTCTGTAtcatttgttggaaaaaaatgaaataagatattattttaaatggaaggtagaaaaaatgagaaaaattgatcaGCTGCTCATGACTTTgatgaaattgaaacaaaattttccacatCAAGATTTAGCAGTAAGGTTTAATGTTTCACAAGGCACAGTCTCAAATGTTGTAACAACATCGGTGCATGCCttgcatgaaattttattcaaacaattcATGTCTGAAATACCAGATAGAAGTAAAAATCAGTTGTGCTTACCAAACTGTTTTAGTAGTTTCACAAATTGTAGAATTATAATAGATTGTACGGAAGTTTATACTTGTATAAATCGCCAAAGTATGTCTTCCCAGAAGTTGACGTACAGCTCATATAAGCATAGAAATACATGCAAAGGATTAGTAGGTGTTGCACCAAATGGTGTAGCTACATTTTTATCATGTTTATATCCAGGTTCAACATcagacaaaaaaattgtcaaagatTGTGGAATCTTAAATCAACTTAAACCTGGAGACTTGGTATTGGCAGATAAAGGATTCCTAATTAAAGATTTAATGCCTCCCGGAGTTCATATTAATATTCCCCCATTTCTTACAACTCCTCAATTCACTACAGAACAAGTTCATCAAACTGAATGCATTGCTCGAGCAAGGATTCATGTGGAGCGTGCTATAAGGAGAATGAAGGtgttcaatatattaaatttaattccaCATTCTTTGTTACCACATGCTGATGCTGTGTTTCAGGTAGTAGGTGCTTTAACAAACTTGCAGTATCCTTTAATTAAAGAAGTTGGATAA